The Blautia pseudococcoides genome segment ACATGAAAAACAGCATAGGCGGTACTATGGAAATTAATTGGAAGGCCGGCATAGATGAGCACATGAATGTCCACAAAACAAACGGCGTTTGGTACCTGACATACCCTGTTTTTGAGGAAATTCCGGAAATTGTACATGGATTTTCCACCAGGCTTGGGGGAGTGAGCAGGGGGGACTGTACATCCATGAACCTGAGCTTTGCCAGAGGCGACCGTGAGGAAGATGTCAGGGAGAATTACAGAAGGCTTGCTGCTGCTGTGGGATTTTCCCCGGAGCAGATCGTCTGCTCTGACCAGACCCATACCACCAATGTGCGTGTGGTCACAGAGGCGGACAGGGGAAAAGGAATTTCCATCCCCAGGGATTACACAGATGTGGACGGACTTGTAACGAATGTTCCGGGTCTGGTGCTTGCCACCTTTTATGCGGATTGTGTCCCGTTATATTTTGTGGACCCTGAAAAGCGCGTCATTGGTTTATCACACTCCGGTTGGAAGGGAACTGTGGGCAGGATAGGAAAAGTGACGGCGGAGACAATGCAGAGGGAATATGGGTGCAGGCCGGAGGATATCCTGGCTGCCATAGGCCCTTCTATCTGCCAGGAATGCTATGAGGTCAGCAGGGATGTGGCAGAGCAGTTTCAAGAGGCATTTCCGGTTTCGGAACACGGGAAGATCCTGAAGGAGAAAGGCCATGGCAAATATCTTTTAAACCTTTGGGCAGCAAATGCGCTGATTTTCCGGGAGGCAGGTATCCTTCCCGCTCATATCTCTTATCCGGGAATCTGTACCTGCTGTAATCCCCGGTTTTTATTTTCCCACAGGGCCAGTAAAGGAAAAAGGGGAAATCTGGGAGCATTCCTCGGATTGCGCGAAATCAATTGACTTAATGCATAAATTTTAGGGTTGTTTTTTTGTGAATATTACATAGTTGTTACAAAATATGTAAAAAAGCTTTGCATTTAGTAATCTGTGTGTTATAATTAGGTTCGTAATGAAAAAAGGAGCTTAGAATATGAGAAATAAAAAATGTACAAGCTTATTTTTGACATTCCTGATTGCGAGTCTTACCATAACTCCGGTATACGCGTCTGCAACCCAGAAAAAGATTACAGAAGCGGAACAGCAGAAAACTGAGACACAAAGTAATTTGAACGCCTCACAGGATAAGATCAGCTCTCTGGAAGCCAAAAAAGGTGATCTGGAGGGATACCTTACGGAGTTGAACCGGCAGCTTACGGACCTGAGTAAGAACCTCTCAGATCTACAGGAAAAGTCAGATGCTAAGCAGGCAGAGTTACAACAGATCGAAGAGGAACTGAATGATGCGAAAGCCCGCAGGGAAGAGCAGTATGAGAGCATGAAGCTTCGTATTCAGTACATGTATGAGAATGGCAATGATTCCTACATGACTATGCTGACAGAAGCAAAGGACTTTACAGACTTCCTGAACAAGGCAGAGAACATTATGCAGCTCACAAAGTACGACCGGAAGATGCTGAACCTCTACAAGGAGACACAGCAGGAAATTGAAAATAAAGAAGCCGGTGCGAAAAAAGAGCAGGAAGCGCTTGAAGAACTGAAGCAGGAAAGTATGGACAAGCAGGCGGAGGTATCCGACCTGGTCAGAAATACATCCAAGCAGATTGATACATACAGCTCACAGATTGACAGTGAGCAGAGCGCAGCAAAAGAGCTGCTGGAGAAAGTAAATTCCCAGGAAGCCGTGATAGACAGCCTGATGAAACAGCAGAAGGATGAGGAAGCGGCAGCAGCGCTTGCAGCGCAGAAAGCCCAGGAGGAAGCAGCAAGAAAGGCAGAGCAGGAAGCCGCAGAACAGCAGGCTGCACAGCAGAATGCCTCAGAGGGATCCTCCCGGGATTATGACGACGTACAGGAAGAGATTCCTTCCAATACGGAAGCTTCACAGGAAAGCACAGAGCAGGAAGATACATCCTCAGACGATTCCCAGGGAAAATACCTGGGCAGATTCAGACTGACAGGTTATTGTAACTGTGCTCTCTGCCACGGACAGGGATACACAGCCAGCGGTACGGTTCCCCAGGCGGGAAGGACCGTGGCTATGAACGGTATTCCATTTGGAACAAAGCTTCTGATCAACGGAGGCGTCTATGTTGTGGAAGACAGAGGTGTACCTTACGGCAATGTGGATATCTACCATGATACACATGACCAGGCACTTTCCTTTGGTGTGGGATATGCGGAAGTATACCAGTTGAATTAATTAAAATCTCCGTACAGGCGTTTAAAATCGCTTTGTACGGAGATTTTTTATTGCAGGAGAAAAGTTCCCTAAGTTCCCTGGAAAAGGTTAAAAAAGCTGTACAAAACCGTTTGACGGGCATTGTACAGCTTTGAGTTTTGTGCTTTTTGGGCAGAATACCAAACTTTCGGAGATTGGTTTCTATTATTTTATGTTTAGGAAAAACGGTTCAGCAGCTTATTGATCTTCTTTGTTGTAGAGCGAACCTTTTCTACGGACAGGTCATGGTTCAGAATGTCCATAATGCTTGCCAGATATTTACTCATATCAGCTTCCAGATAGTAAGGACGGTTCAGCAGATCCGGATTCCTGTAATTCAGGTTGGTGGTGATGACACGGTAAATATACTCTTTTTCAAAGTAGTCATCAAATTTTTCCAGACCGTCGGTGAAAAGTCCGAAGGTGGTGCAGACAATGACGCGCCTTGCTTTCCTGTCCTTTAACTGTTTCGCCACATCCAGCATGCTTTCCCCCGAGGAGATCATGTCATCAATGACGATCACGTCTTTTCCTTCCACGGAATCACCTAAAAATTCATGGGCCACGATGGGGTTCCTGCCGTTAATAACGGTAGAGTAGTCCCGGCGTTTGTAGAACATACCCATATCCACACCCAGAATATTGGAGAAGTACACCGCGCGCTGCATGGCGCCCTCATCCGGGCTGATGATCATCAGGTGCTCGTTGTCGATCTTAAAGTCGTCAATGGAAGCACACAGTGTCTTCAGGAATTGATAGGTGGGCATAAAGTTATCAAATCCGGAGAGGGGAATCGAGTTCTGTACCCGGGGATCGTGGGCGTCAAAGGTGATGATATTGGATACACCCATCTGTACCAGTTCCTGCAGAGCCAGAGCACAGTCCAGGGATTCCCTCTTGCTTCTCTTGTGCTGACGGCTTTCGTAGAGGAATGGCATGATAACGTTGATCCTGTGCGCTTTCCCTGTAGCAGTGGCGATAATACGCTTTAAATCCTGGTAGTGGTCATCCGGGGACATGTGGTTCACATGCCCGCTGACTTTATAAGTCAGGCTGTGATTGCACACATCCACCATAATAAAGAGGTCCGTGCCGCGCACGGATTCATTGATGATGCCCTTCGCTTCACCTGAGCCAAAGCGCGGACACTTGCAGTCAAGTAAAAAAGTATCTGCTGTATAACCGCGGAAATTAAGTCCGGACTGATTGTGAGAATCTAATTCCTTTCTGAATTGTACCAGATGGGAATCCACCTGCTGGGCCAGCCTGCCACAGCTGTCCAGGGCTGCTATTTTAATAGGAGCCACCGGAATGGACTTCTCCAGTAAACTGATATTGACCATAATGACCTCCGTTAGAGTTTTTTTGACATATAATTACACATTAAGTTATAACATCCGAAAGTGAGCAGCGTCAAGGAAATTATTGCTTTTTTTATGCTTTATTGGTATGATAATAAATAGCGGGCATAAAATGATCCGTTTAGAAATGAGGAGAAATTGTGAAAAAATGCAGACATATCATCCGGGAAGTGGAAGCCGGAAGCATTGCCGAGGAGCTGGAACTGGCTTGTGGGGATGAACTTCTGTCGATCAACGGACAGGAGATTGAGGATGTCTTTGACTATCACTACCTGGTGAATGATGAGTATATAGAGGTTCTTGTGCGGAAAGCTGACGGCGAGGAATGGGAGCTGGAGGTGGAAAAGGAGTACGAGGAGGACCTGGGGATCGTATTTGAGAGCAGTCTCATGGATGACTACCGTTCCTGCAGCAATAAATGCGTCTTCTGTTTTATTGACCAAATGCCTCCGGGTATGAGGGAAACCCTCTATTTTAAAGATGATGATACCCGTTTGTCATTTCTACAGGGAAACTATGTAACGCTCACAAATATGAGTGACCATGATATTGACAGGATTATCCATTATCATCTGGGACCCATTAATATTTCTTTCCATACAACCAATCCAGAGCTTCGCTGCCAAATGCTCCACAACCGTTTTGCCGGGGATATTTTCCCAAAGGTACAGAGGCTGTATGAGGCTGGAATTGAGATGAACGGGCAGATCGTACTGTGTAAAGGTCTGAATGACGGCAAAGAGCTAGAGAGAAGCATTGAGGAGCTGGCAGGCTATCTGCCTCATTTGAAAAGCGTCTCTGTGGTGCCGGTAGGATTAAGCAAATACAGGGATGGCCTGTATCCTTTGGAGCCATTTGGTAAAGAAGAGGCACAAAATGTCATTTCCCTGATTGAAACATGGCAGAAACGGTTATATGAAGAATATGGCTTACATTTTATACACGCAAGTGATGAGTGGTATCTGACTGCCGAAAGAGAACTGCCCCCTGAAGAAAATTATGACGGCTACCTGCAGCTTGATAATGGTGTGGGAATGCTGCGGCTGCTGGAGAGTGAAGTGCAGGAGGCCATGAAAAATCTTTCCGGGGACGAAAGAAAGCTGGAGGTATCTTTTGCAACCGGTCAACTGGCATATCCCTTTATCCGCAGATACGCGGACCAGGTGGAAAAGTGCTATCCCCATGTTAAGATCCATGGCTACTGTGTGGAGAACCGTTTCTTTGGGGAGAAGATCACGGTGTCAGGGCTTTTGACCGGACAGGATATCATGGAACAGCTTCAGGGCAGGCCTCTCGGGGAATACCTGCTGCTGCCCTGCAATCTGCTCAGAAGCGGTGAGAATGTGTTTCTCGATGATGTGACCGTAGAGCAGGTGGAAAAACAGTTAAATACTCCCGTTAAAATAGTGGAAGAGGACGGCGCCTCTCTGGTGTCGGCACTTCTGGAAAAAGAGGCGGGAAGAGCACATAGAAGGAGACAGATGTATGAGCAAACCGATCGTAGCAATTGTTGGACGACCTAATGTGGGAAAATCCACACTTTTTAACGCCCTGGCAGGAGAGAAGATCTCCATTGTAAAGGATACGCCGGGCGTGACCAGGGACCGTATATATGCGGATGTGAACTGGCTGGATAAATCCTTTACCCTGATAGATACCGGCGGTATCGAACCGGACAGCAAGGACATTATCCTTTCACAGATGCGGGAGCAGGCACAGATCGCCATTGATACCGCGGATGTGATCATTTTTATCACCGATGTGCGCCAAGGGCTGGTGGATTCGGATGCCAAGGTGGCAGATATGCTCAGAAGAAGCGGCAAACCCGTGGTTTTGGTGGTAAATAAAGTGGACAACTTTGACAAATTTATTATGGATACCTACGAATTTTACAATCTGGGTATCGGAGAGCCGGTGCCTATCTCCTCTACAGGAAAGCTGGGCATTGGTGATATGCTGGAAAAAGTGGTGGAGTATTTTGATGAGGATGCAGTGGACGGCGATGAGGAAGAGATTCCCAAAATCGCGGTGGTGGGAAAACCAAATGTAGGAAAATCCTCTCTGATCAACAAGATGATCGGAGAATCCCGTGTCATTGTATCCGACATTGCGGGAACCACAAGGGATGCCATTGATACCAGGGTGGAATGGAAGGACAGAGAATACATTTTCATTGACACGGCAGGACTGAGAAGAAAGAGCAAAATTAAAGAGGAGCTGGAACGGTACAGTATTATCCGTACCGTGACGGCTGTGGAGCGGGCGGATGTGGTTGTTATGATGATTGATGCCACAGAGGGCGTGACTGAGCAGGACGCCAAGATCGCGGGCATTGCCCACGAGAGGGGCAAGGGAGTCATCATTGCCGTGAATAAGTGGGATGCCATCGAGAAAAACGATAAAACGATTTACAAGTTCACAGATAAAGTAAGGGAAGTGTTGTCCTACATGCCCTATGCGGAGATCATTTTCATATCCGCTGAGACAGGACAGAGAATCCCCAAGTTGTTTGAGACCATTGATATGGTGCTTGAAAATCAGACACTGAGAGTCCAGACAGGTGTGCTCAATGAAATCATGACAGAAGCTGTGGCTATGCAGCAGCCACCCTCTGACAAGGGAAAACGCCTGAAATTGTTTTATATTACACAGGTGGCGGTCAAGCCTCCTACCTTCGTTATTTTTGTCAATGACAAAGAGCTGATGCATTTCTCCTACACCAGATACCTGGAGAATAAAATCAGAGATACCTTTGGATTTAAGGGAACATCCCTGAAATTCATCATAAGGGAACGCAAAGAAAAGGAGTAGGATGACAAATGCTGGTACGAATTGTGAGTCTGCTGATTGGTTATGCGTTTGGTCTGTTCCAGACCTCTTATATTTACGGAAGAAAAAACGGAATTGATATCCGGGAACACGGAAGCGGGAATGCGGGGACAACGAATGCGCTCCGCACCCTGGGCAAGAAGGCAGGAGCTGTTACTCTTTTGGGGGACTGTCTGAAATGTGCCCTGGCGATCCTGGCGGTCTATCTGCTTTTCGGCAGCAGCCACCCCCAATTGGTTCGGCTGC includes the following:
- the pgeF gene encoding peptidoglycan editing factor PgeF, with translation MKNSIGGTMEINWKAGIDEHMNVHKTNGVWYLTYPVFEEIPEIVHGFSTRLGGVSRGDCTSMNLSFARGDREEDVRENYRRLAAAVGFSPEQIVCSDQTHTTNVRVVTEADRGKGISIPRDYTDVDGLVTNVPGLVLATFYADCVPLYFVDPEKRVIGLSHSGWKGTVGRIGKVTAETMQREYGCRPEDILAAIGPSICQECYEVSRDVAEQFQEAFPVSEHGKILKEKGHGKYLLNLWAANALIFREAGILPAHISYPGICTCCNPRFLFSHRASKGKRGNLGAFLGLREIN
- a CDS encoding PcsB-like coiled-coil domain-containing protein; protein product: MRNKKCTSLFLTFLIASLTITPVYASATQKKITEAEQQKTETQSNLNASQDKISSLEAKKGDLEGYLTELNRQLTDLSKNLSDLQEKSDAKQAELQQIEEELNDAKARREEQYESMKLRIQYMYENGNDSYMTMLTEAKDFTDFLNKAENIMQLTKYDRKMLNLYKETQQEIENKEAGAKKEQEALEELKQESMDKQAEVSDLVRNTSKQIDTYSSQIDSEQSAAKELLEKVNSQEAVIDSLMKQQKDEEAAAALAAQKAQEEAARKAEQEAAEQQAAQQNASEGSSRDYDDVQEEIPSNTEASQESTEQEDTSSDDSQGKYLGRFRLTGYCNCALCHGQGYTASGTVPQAGRTVAMNGIPFGTKLLINGGVYVVEDRGVPYGNVDIYHDTHDQALSFGVGYAEVYQLN
- a CDS encoding ribose-phosphate pyrophosphokinase produces the protein MVNISLLEKSIPVAPIKIAALDSCGRLAQQVDSHLVQFRKELDSHNQSGLNFRGYTADTFLLDCKCPRFGSGEAKGIINESVRGTDLFIMVDVCNHSLTYKVSGHVNHMSPDDHYQDLKRIIATATGKAHRINVIMPFLYESRQHKRSKRESLDCALALQELVQMGVSNIITFDAHDPRVQNSIPLSGFDNFMPTYQFLKTLCASIDDFKIDNEHLMIISPDEGAMQRAVYFSNILGVDMGMFYKRRDYSTVINGRNPIVAHEFLGDSVEGKDVIVIDDMISSGESMLDVAKQLKDRKARRVIVCTTFGLFTDGLEKFDDYFEKEYIYRVITTNLNYRNPDLLNRPYYLEADMSKYLASIMDILNHDLSVEKVRSTTKKINKLLNRFS
- a CDS encoding DUF512 domain-containing protein → MKKCRHIIREVEAGSIAEELELACGDELLSINGQEIEDVFDYHYLVNDEYIEVLVRKADGEEWELEVEKEYEEDLGIVFESSLMDDYRSCSNKCVFCFIDQMPPGMRETLYFKDDDTRLSFLQGNYVTLTNMSDHDIDRIIHYHLGPINISFHTTNPELRCQMLHNRFAGDIFPKVQRLYEAGIEMNGQIVLCKGLNDGKELERSIEELAGYLPHLKSVSVVPVGLSKYRDGLYPLEPFGKEEAQNVISLIETWQKRLYEEYGLHFIHASDEWYLTAERELPPEENYDGYLQLDNGVGMLRLLESEVQEAMKNLSGDERKLEVSFATGQLAYPFIRRYADQVEKCYPHVKIHGYCVENRFFGEKITVSGLLTGQDIMEQLQGRPLGEYLLLPCNLLRSGENVFLDDVTVEQVEKQLNTPVKIVEEDGASLVSALLEKEAGRAHRRRQMYEQTDRSNCWTT
- the der gene encoding ribosome biogenesis GTPase Der; the encoded protein is MSKPIVAIVGRPNVGKSTLFNALAGEKISIVKDTPGVTRDRIYADVNWLDKSFTLIDTGGIEPDSKDIILSQMREQAQIAIDTADVIIFITDVRQGLVDSDAKVADMLRRSGKPVVLVVNKVDNFDKFIMDTYEFYNLGIGEPVPISSTGKLGIGDMLEKVVEYFDEDAVDGDEEEIPKIAVVGKPNVGKSSLINKMIGESRVIVSDIAGTTRDAIDTRVEWKDREYIFIDTAGLRRKSKIKEELERYSIIRTVTAVERADVVVMMIDATEGVTEQDAKIAGIAHERGKGVIIAVNKWDAIEKNDKTIYKFTDKVREVLSYMPYAEIIFISAETGQRIPKLFETIDMVLENQTLRVQTGVLNEIMTEAVAMQQPPSDKGKRLKLFYITQVAVKPPTFVIFVNDKELMHFSYTRYLENKIRDTFGFKGTSLKFIIRERKEKE